The Candidatus Polarisedimenticolaceae bacterium genome has a window encoding:
- a CDS encoding AAA family ATPase codes for MVESVQAVQERVQREAASIEAVLAEVRRVIVGQKYLLDRMAIGLLARGHLLLEGVPGLAKTLAVRTFAGALDASFQRIQFTPDLLPADLTGTLIYSPKDGTFTARKGPLFAHFVLADEINRAPAKVQSALLEAMQEGQVTIGDVSHPLPAPFLVLATQNPIEQEGTYPLPEAQVDRFMLKLKVDYPSAEEERQILDRMTGSHAPSSRPVATLEAIERAREAMYAIYVDERIKDYCVRLVQATRRPKEFKLDVEGLLQYGASPRATMALVAAARAHAFLRGRGFTTPEDVKAIGADVLRHRLILSFEAEAESVNADEVVRRVFDAVEVP; via the coding sequence ATGGTGGAGTCGGTCCAGGCGGTCCAGGAACGGGTCCAACGCGAGGCGGCGTCGATCGAGGCGGTCCTGGCCGAGGTCAGGCGGGTGATCGTCGGCCAGAAGTACCTGCTCGACCGGATGGCGATCGGCCTGCTCGCCCGGGGGCACCTGCTGCTCGAGGGCGTTCCGGGGCTGGCGAAGACCCTCGCGGTCCGGACCTTCGCGGGGGCCCTCGACGCCTCGTTCCAGAGAATCCAGTTCACCCCGGACCTCCTCCCGGCCGACCTCACCGGCACCCTCATCTACAGCCCGAAGGACGGGACGTTCACCGCGCGCAAGGGTCCGCTGTTCGCCCACTTCGTCCTCGCCGACGAGATCAACCGCGCGCCGGCGAAGGTGCAGTCGGCGCTGCTCGAGGCGATGCAGGAGGGGCAGGTCACGATCGGCGACGTCTCGCACCCGCTCCCCGCGCCGTTCCTCGTCCTCGCCACGCAGAACCCGATCGAGCAGGAGGGGACCTACCCGCTCCCCGAGGCGCAGGTCGACCGGTTCATGCTCAAGCTCAAGGTCGACTACCCCTCGGCGGAGGAGGAGCGGCAGATCCTCGACCGCATGACCGGTTCCCACGCCCCCTCGAGCCGGCCGGTCGCCACCCTCGAGGCGATCGAGCGCGCGCGCGAGGCGATGTACGCGATCTACGTGGACGAGCGCATCAAGGACTACTGCGTGCGCCTCGTCCAGGCCACGCGCCGTCCCAAGGAGTTCAAGCTCGACGTCGAGGGGCTGCTCCAGTACGGCGCCTCCCCGCGCGCGACGATGGCGCTCGTCGCCGCCGCGCGCGCCCACGCGTTCCTGCGCGGTCGCGGCTTCACCACCCCCGAGGACGTCAAGGCGATCGGGGCGGACGTGTTGCGGCACCGGCTCATCCTCTCGTTCGAGGCGGAGGCCGAATCGGTCAACGCCGACGAGGTCGTGCGGCGCGTCTTCGACGCCGTCGAGGTCCCCTGA
- a CDS encoding methyl-accepting chemotaxis protein, with translation MQKKLAASFLIVACLYTIVGVVVPRVHPDPVWGTALAVSLDLAIGLGAAWLVSWRLTRRIREVARASEDLREGNLAARVDTHGDDEAAELARAFESMRQGLAGVVERARDVASRVHGSARELATTAEDLDARAEAGAAGAAAAAGGIVAVSERTGATAAALDAFRAKADAIGRAIASIAALSQQTHLLAINASIEAARAGEDAEGFAVVAEEVRHLADDVNRVAGEVAALAAELGANAEALGSRIRESADAATRARALVERAEASFDGIFDTVRGTGSGGLALAASARGLAEASGELERAIAVFRTEPSA, from the coding sequence ATGCAAAAGAAACTCGCCGCGTCGTTTCTCATCGTCGCCTGCCTGTACACGATCGTCGGGGTCGTCGTCCCGCGGGTCCACCCGGACCCGGTCTGGGGGACCGCGCTCGCGGTCAGTCTCGACCTCGCCATCGGCCTGGGCGCCGCCTGGCTCGTCTCCTGGCGCCTGACCCGCAGGATCCGGGAGGTCGCCCGCGCCTCGGAGGACCTGCGCGAGGGGAACCTCGCGGCACGCGTGGACACCCACGGGGACGACGAGGCCGCCGAGCTCGCGCGCGCCTTCGAGAGCATGCGCCAAGGGCTCGCGGGCGTCGTCGAGCGCGCCCGCGACGTCGCCTCGCGGGTTCACGGCTCCGCGCGCGAGCTCGCGACGACCGCGGAGGATCTCGACGCCCGCGCCGAGGCCGGTGCGGCCGGGGCCGCGGCGGCGGCGGGGGGGATCGTCGCCGTCTCCGAGCGGACGGGGGCCACCGCCGCCGCCCTCGACGCCTTCCGCGCCAAGGCCGACGCCATCGGCCGCGCGATCGCCTCGATCGCCGCCCTCTCGCAGCAAACCCACCTGCTCGCCATCAACGCGTCGATCGAGGCCGCCCGCGCCGGCGAGGACGCCGAAGGGTTCGCCGTCGTCGCCGAGGAGGTGCGCCACCTCGCCGACGACGTGAACCGCGTCGCGGGGGAGGTCGCCGCGCTCGCCGCCGAGCTCGGCGCGAACGCCGAAGCCCTGGGTTCGCGGATCCGCGAGAGCGCCGACGCCGCCACGCGCGCCCGCGCGCTCGTCGAGCGCGCCGAGGCGTCCTTCGACGGGATCTTCGACACGGTCCGGGGCACCGGCTCCGGAGGGCTCGCCCTCGCCGCTTCCGCGCGCGGCCTCGCGGAAGCCTCCGGCGAGCTCGAGCGGGCGATCGCCGTCTTCCGGACGGAACCCTCCGCTTGA